In Pseudomonas sp. MM213, a genomic segment contains:
- a CDS encoding 1-aminocyclopropane-1-carboxylate deaminase — translation MNLNRFKRYPLTFGPSPITPLKRLSEHLGGKVELYAKREDCNSGLAFGGNKTRKLEYLIPEAIEQGCDTLVSIGGIQSNQTRQVAAVAAHLGMKCVLVQENWVNYSDAVYDRVGNIEMSRIMGADVRLDAAGFDIGIRPSWEKAMNDVVERGGKPFPIPAGCSEHPYGGLGFVGFAEEVRQQEKELGFKFDYIVVCSVTGSTQAGMVVGFAADGRSKNVIGIDASAKPEKTKAQILRIARHTAELVELGREITEEDVVLDTRFAYPEYGLPNDGTLEAIRLCGRLEGVLTDPVYEGKSMHGMIEMVRRGEFPEGSKVLYAHLGGVPALNAYSFLFRNG, via the coding sequence ATGAACCTGAATCGTTTCAAACGCTATCCGTTGACCTTCGGTCCTTCGCCCATCACCCCCTTGAAACGCCTCAGCGAACACCTGGGCGGCAAGGTCGAGCTGTATGCCAAGCGTGAAGACTGCAACAGTGGCCTGGCCTTCGGCGGCAACAAGACGCGCAAGCTCGAATACCTGATTCCCGAGGCCATCGAGCAGGGCTGCGACACCCTCGTGTCCATCGGCGGGATCCAGTCGAACCAGACCCGCCAGGTCGCTGCCGTTGCCGCACACCTGGGCATGAAGTGCGTGCTGGTCCAGGAAAACTGGGTGAACTACTCCGATGCCGTGTATGACCGCGTTGGCAACATCGAGATGTCTCGCATCATGGGCGCAGATGTACGACTGGACGCCGCCGGGTTCGACATCGGCATCCGGCCCAGCTGGGAGAAGGCGATGAACGATGTGGTGGAACGCGGCGGCAAACCGTTTCCGATCCCGGCGGGTTGTTCCGAGCATCCGTATGGCGGTCTCGGCTTCGTCGGTTTCGCCGAGGAAGTCCGCCAGCAGGAAAAAGAGCTCGGCTTCAAGTTCGATTACATCGTGGTCTGCTCGGTGACCGGCAGCACCCAGGCGGGCATGGTGGTCGGGTTTGCCGCCGACGGCCGTTCGAAGAATGTCATCGGTATCGACGCTTCGGCCAAACCGGAAAAAACCAAGGCACAGATCCTGCGTATCGCCCGGCACACCGCTGAATTGGTGGAGCTGGGGCGCGAAATCACCGAAGAAGATGTGGTGCTCGACACACGGTTCGCCTATCCGGAATACGGTTTGCCCAACGACGGCACGCTGGAAGCCATCCGCTTGTGCGGCAGACTTGAAGGCGTGCTGACCGACCCGGTGTACGAAGGGAAATCCATGCACGGGATGATCGAAATGGTTCGCCGTGGCGAGTTCCCTGAAGGCTCGAAAGTGCTTTACGCACACTTGGGCGGGGTGCCTGCGCTGAATGCCTACAGCTTCCTGTTCCGAAACGGCTGA
- a CDS encoding PQQ-dependent sugar dehydrogenase — translation MTVSRRLALLMTAAALLTACGESSKLPPQASVGPSPQLPEPTTTLIPTLKVSKAIGWAGSDKPKAPAGFTVTALAENLDHPRWIYRLPNGDLLVAESNHPPMPEGATDGGSGPLAWARRTAMGFVMGRVGADAPSANRITLLRDADGDGHAELRTVFMSELTSPFGMALVGNELFIANADALVKVPYSEGQTEITATPVKVTDLPAGINHHWTKNVLANPEGTKLYVTVGSNSNVGENGLEAEEGRAAIWEVDVKSADKRLFASGLRNPNGLAWKPGSSQLWTVVNERDEIGSDLVPDYLTSVKDGAFYGWPWSYYGNHVDTRVEPPRPDKVAQAIAPDYALGTHVAPLGLAFSDSRGMPSAFANGVFIGEHGSWNRNPQAGYKVVFIPFSDGKPSGLPVDFLTGFLNAEGEAQGRPVGVALDQSGALLVADDVGNKVWRVAVAKPGQ, via the coding sequence ATGACTGTCTCCCGCCGACTGGCGCTCTTGATGACCGCTGCCGCGTTGCTCACCGCGTGTGGTGAATCTTCCAAACTGCCGCCGCAGGCCAGTGTCGGCCCGAGCCCGCAGTTGCCTGAGCCCACGACCACGCTGATCCCGACGTTGAAGGTGTCCAAGGCCATCGGCTGGGCCGGCAGCGACAAGCCGAAAGCGCCCGCCGGTTTCACGGTGACGGCCCTGGCCGAAAACCTCGACCACCCGCGCTGGATCTACAGATTGCCCAATGGCGATCTGTTGGTCGCCGAAAGCAATCACCCGCCAATGCCTGAAGGCGCCACTGACGGTGGCAGCGGTCCGCTGGCCTGGGCGCGGCGCACCGCGATGGGTTTTGTGATGGGCCGTGTCGGCGCCGATGCGCCCAGCGCCAATCGAATCACCTTGTTGCGCGATGCCGACGGTGACGGTCACGCAGAACTGCGCACGGTGTTCATGAGTGAACTGACGTCACCCTTCGGCATGGCGTTGGTGGGCAACGAGCTGTTCATCGCCAACGCCGACGCCCTGGTCAAGGTGCCTTACAGCGAGGGGCAAACCGAGATCACGGCGACGCCGGTGAAAGTCACCGATCTGCCTGCCGGTATCAACCATCACTGGACCAAGAACGTGCTCGCCAACCCTGAGGGCACCAAGCTGTACGTCACCGTGGGCTCCAACAGCAACGTTGGCGAAAACGGTCTGGAGGCCGAAGAAGGGCGGGCGGCGATCTGGGAAGTTGACGTTAAAAGCGCCGACAAGCGTCTGTTTGCCAGCGGCCTGCGTAACCCCAACGGCCTGGCCTGGAAACCCGGTTCGAGCCAGTTGTGGACCGTGGTCAATGAGCGCGATGAAATCGGCAGCGACCTGGTGCCGGATTACCTGACGTCGGTAAAAGACGGCGCGTTTTACGGCTGGCCATGGAGTTACTACGGCAACCACGTCGACACCCGGGTTGAGCCGCCGCGCCCGGACAAGGTGGCCCAGGCCATCGCCCCGGATTACGCGTTGGGCACCCACGTCGCACCGCTGGGCCTGGCGTTCTCAGACTCGCGCGGCATGCCCAGCGCTTTCGCCAATGGCGTGTTCATCGGCGAACACGGCTCGTGGAACCGCAATCCGCAGGCCGGCTACAAGGTGGTGTTCATCCCGTTCAGCGACGGCAAGCCTTCAGGTTTGCCGGTGGATTTCCTTACCGGTTTCCTCAATGCCGAAGGCGAGGCGCAAGGGCGTCCGGTGGGCGTAGCGCTTGATCAGAGCGGTGCGCTGCTGGTGGCGGACGATGTCGGTAACAAGGTGTGGCGCGTGGCGGTGGCCAAACCGGGTCAATAA
- a CDS encoding iron-containing alcohol dehydrogenase, with amino-acid sequence MSLINYVTKIQFGYDSLQHLAAEAERAGITRPLIVTDVGVRNAGIVDKVIAALGGDRAPTIFDATPPNPNEHAVREAVAHYHLGECNGIIAVGGGSSIDLAKGVAVCATHDGPLQSFAVIEGGLDRITSATAPLIAVPTTAGTGSEVGRGAILILDDGRKVGVISPYVVPRVAICDPELTLGLPPMLTAATGMDAIAHCIETFMAPAFNPAADGIALDGLWRAWEHIERATAVPGDREARMNMMSASMQGALAFQKGLGCVHSLSHALGGINPKLHHGTLNAIFLPAVVHFNANAPTVRDERKLERLRHAMGLEADANIGAAIEDMTKRLGLPTRLSQIGVDESLFAGIVEGALHDHSHKTNPREASSADYLSMLEQSL; translated from the coding sequence ATGTCACTCATCAATTACGTCACCAAAATCCAGTTCGGCTATGACAGCCTGCAGCACCTGGCCGCCGAAGCCGAGCGCGCCGGCATCACCCGGCCGCTGATCGTCACCGACGTCGGCGTGCGCAATGCCGGCATCGTCGACAAAGTCATCGCCGCCCTCGGTGGTGACCGCGCACCGACAATTTTCGACGCCACCCCGCCCAATCCGAATGAGCACGCCGTGCGTGAAGCCGTGGCCCATTACCACCTCGGCGAGTGCAACGGCATCATCGCTGTCGGTGGCGGTTCATCGATCGATCTGGCCAAGGGCGTCGCGGTCTGCGCCACCCACGACGGTCCTCTGCAAAGCTTCGCGGTGATTGAAGGCGGACTGGATCGCATCACCTCGGCCACCGCGCCGCTGATTGCGGTTCCGACCACGGCCGGCACCGGCAGCGAAGTGGGTCGCGGCGCCATCCTTATCCTCGACGATGGTCGCAAGGTCGGCGTTATCTCCCCCTATGTCGTGCCTCGCGTGGCCATCTGCGATCCGGAGTTGACCCTCGGTCTGCCGCCCATGCTCACCGCCGCCACCGGCATGGACGCTATCGCGCATTGCATCGAAACGTTCATGGCCCCGGCCTTCAACCCTGCCGCAGACGGCATCGCCCTCGACGGTTTGTGGCGCGCCTGGGAACACATCGAACGCGCGACCGCCGTACCCGGTGATCGCGAAGCGCGGATGAACATGATGAGCGCGTCCATGCAAGGCGCGCTGGCCTTCCAGAAAGGACTGGGCTGCGTGCACAGCCTTTCCCACGCCTTGGGCGGCATCAATCCGAAACTGCACCACGGCACTTTGAACGCGATTTTTCTACCGGCGGTCGTGCACTTCAACGCCAACGCCCCGACTGTCCGTGACGAGCGCAAACTGGAACGACTGCGCCATGCCATGGGCCTTGAGGCCGACGCGAACATCGGCGCAGCCATCGAAGACATGACCAAACGCCTGGGCCTGCCGACCCGCCTGAGCCAGATCGGCGTCGATGAAAGCCTGTTCGCCGGCATCGTCGAGGGCGCTTTGCACGATCACAGCCACAAGACCAATCCGCGCGAAGCATCCTCGGCGGACTACCTGTCGATGCTTGAACAATCGCTGTAA
- a CDS encoding transketolase, with amino-acid sequence MHAISQSAVWIKEPSADAGVVIVTSAALPKYMIDQLHVAIDDWDQVAYLAVKQCRALMLDWLRVGSSPEQACDARQLLRGVCKSSFLLDVEVGTVPGLTWLGSVCGHSLRVVDLGTVASTHAAMDQQVEAVLLATRSLAKSVLQERYVI; translated from the coding sequence ATGCATGCGATATCGCAATCCGCCGTCTGGATCAAGGAACCCTCGGCGGATGCCGGGGTGGTCATCGTGACCAGTGCCGCGTTGCCCAAATACATGATCGACCAGCTGCACGTGGCCATCGACGACTGGGATCAGGTGGCTTACCTGGCCGTCAAGCAATGCAGGGCATTGATGCTCGACTGGTTGCGGGTCGGGTCCAGCCCCGAGCAAGCGTGTGATGCCCGCCAATTGCTGCGCGGCGTGTGCAAAAGCAGTTTTTTACTGGACGTCGAAGTCGGCACGGTGCCGGGCCTGACCTGGCTGGGATCCGTCTGCGGTCACTCGCTGCGCGTCGTCGACCTGGGAACCGTCGCCTCAACCCACGCAGCGATGGATCAACAGGTGGAAGCCGTTTTGTTGGCGACCCGGAGTCTGGCGAAAAGCGTGCTGCAGGAGCGCTACGTCATTTAG
- the mdeB gene encoding alpha-ketoglutarate dehydrogenase, translating into MNPSDLHAQLPGQTTEDAEEIAEWRDALLSVIAHGGAGQARQIMDMLVTLASTCEMNWRPRHGTPYINTISVEQQPVFPGDLALEERLASIMRWNALVMVARANQAYGELGGHIASYASAADLFEVGFNHFFRARTETSGGDLVFYQPHSAPGVYARAFLEGRLEEKDLQHYRQEIGARANGARGLSSYPHPWLMPDFWQFPTGSMGIGPISSIYQARFMRYLEHRGLQDTAGRTVWGVFGDGEMDEPESMSALTLAAREGLDNLVWVVNCNLQRLDGPVRGNGRIIDELEALFGGAGWNVIKLVWGSDWDGLFARDHDGALVKALSATVDGQFQTFAAKDGRFNRDQFFGQNEALAHLAQGLTDEQIDRLKRGGHDVVKIFAAYQSAMREGRKPTVILAQTKKGFGMGDAGQGKMTVHQQKKLDKDALIAFRNRFNLPLTDEQATSLSFFKPDDDSAEMRYLHERRRALGGYMPSRPTTSTSLAVPDVNSYAGFAIAAEGKEMSTTMAFVRMLSGLLRDKQLGPRIVPIVADEARTFGMASLFKQIGIYSSVGQRYEPEDIGSILSYREALDGQILEEGISEAGAISSWVAAATSYSVHGLPMLPFYIYYSMFGFQRIGDLIWAAADQRARGFLLGATAGRTTLGGEGLQHQDGNSHLMAAMVPNCRAYDPAFAGEFAVILDHGMRQMLERQVDEFYYVTLMNENYPQPNLPEGVEQAIIKGMYLFARHEVEDARGSVQLLGSGAILLEVIAAAELLASDWNIDSEVWSVTSFTELAREAREVERWNRLHPGQPARRSHVQESLNDKAPIIASTDYVRALPQLIASYAPARYTVLGTDGFGRSDTRSRLRAFFEVDRHQIVLSALTSLVQDGRLDAGVCAEAIARYGIDVDAIAPWDA; encoded by the coding sequence ATGAACCCGTCCGATCTTCATGCCCAGTTACCCGGCCAGACCACGGAAGATGCCGAGGAAATCGCTGAATGGCGCGATGCCTTGCTATCGGTCATCGCCCACGGCGGCGCCGGGCAGGCCCGGCAGATCATGGACATGCTGGTGACGCTGGCCAGCACCTGCGAGATGAATTGGCGGCCCCGTCACGGCACACCCTACATCAACACCATCAGCGTTGAGCAGCAGCCCGTGTTCCCGGGGGATCTGGCGCTCGAAGAACGCCTGGCCTCGATCATGCGCTGGAACGCGTTGGTCATGGTGGCGAGAGCCAACCAGGCCTACGGGGAACTCGGCGGCCACATCGCCAGTTACGCGAGTGCCGCCGATTTGTTTGAGGTGGGCTTCAACCACTTCTTCAGGGCGCGCACAGAAACCAGCGGCGGCGATCTGGTGTTCTACCAGCCGCACTCGGCGCCGGGGGTCTATGCACGGGCTTTTCTGGAAGGTCGCCTCGAAGAGAAGGACTTGCAGCATTACCGGCAAGAGATCGGCGCGCGCGCCAATGGTGCCCGGGGTTTGTCGAGTTATCCGCATCCGTGGTTGATGCCGGACTTCTGGCAGTTCCCGACCGGCTCGATGGGCATCGGTCCGATCAGCTCGATCTACCAGGCGCGTTTCATGCGTTACCTGGAACACCGTGGCCTGCAAGACACCGCCGGGCGCACCGTTTGGGGGGTGTTCGGCGACGGTGAAATGGATGAGCCGGAAAGCATGTCGGCCCTGACGCTGGCGGCACGCGAAGGGCTGGATAATCTGGTGTGGGTGGTCAACTGCAATCTTCAGCGTCTGGACGGTCCGGTGCGGGGCAACGGTCGCATCATCGACGAGCTGGAGGCGCTGTTCGGTGGGGCCGGCTGGAACGTCATCAAACTGGTCTGGGGCTCTGACTGGGACGGACTGTTTGCCCGGGATCACGACGGTGCGCTGGTCAAGGCCCTGTCCGCCACGGTCGATGGTCAGTTCCAGACGTTCGCCGCCAAGGACGGGCGTTTCAACCGCGATCAGTTTTTTGGCCAGAACGAAGCCCTGGCACATCTGGCCCAGGGCCTGACCGATGAACAGATCGACCGCCTCAAACGCGGTGGCCACGACGTGGTGAAGATTTTTGCCGCCTACCAAAGCGCGATGCGCGAGGGCAGAAAACCCACGGTGATTCTCGCGCAGACCAAGAAAGGCTTCGGCATGGGCGATGCCGGGCAGGGCAAGATGACCGTGCACCAGCAGAAGAAACTCGACAAGGACGCGTTGATCGCCTTCCGCAACCGTTTCAATTTGCCGTTGACCGATGAACAGGCGACCTCGCTGAGCTTCTTCAAACCCGACGACGACAGCGCCGAAATGCGCTACCTGCATGAGCGTCGCCGGGCATTGGGCGGCTATATGCCGTCGCGGCCCACCACGTCGACGTCCTTGGCCGTGCCCGACGTCAACAGTTACGCCGGGTTCGCCATTGCCGCCGAAGGCAAGGAAATGTCCACCACCATGGCCTTCGTGCGGATGCTCAGCGGTTTGCTCCGGGATAAACAACTGGGGCCGCGCATCGTACCGATCGTGGCCGATGAAGCGCGCACGTTCGGCATGGCCAGCCTGTTCAAGCAGATCGGAATTTATTCCAGCGTGGGCCAGCGTTATGAGCCGGAGGACATTGGTTCGATCCTGAGCTATCGCGAAGCCCTCGACGGGCAGATTCTCGAAGAGGGCATCAGCGAGGCCGGGGCGATCAGTTCCTGGGTAGCCGCCGCGACCAGCTATTCGGTGCATGGCCTGCCGATGTTGCCGTTCTACATCTACTACTCGATGTTCGGCTTCCAGCGCATCGGCGATTTGATTTGGGCGGCGGCGGACCAGCGGGCCCGCGGGTTTCTGCTCGGCGCCACGGCGGGGCGCACGACGCTGGGTGGCGAAGGTTTGCAGCACCAGGACGGCAACAGTCACCTGATGGCGGCGATGGTGCCCAACTGCCGGGCCTACGATCCGGCGTTCGCCGGCGAGTTTGCGGTGATCCTCGATCACGGCATGCGCCAGATGCTGGAACGTCAGGTCGACGAGTTCTACTACGTCACGCTGATGAACGAAAACTACCCGCAGCCCAACCTGCCCGAGGGCGTCGAACAGGCAATTATCAAAGGCATGTACCTGTTCGCCCGGCATGAAGTCGAGGACGCACGCGGCAGCGTTCAGTTGTTGGGTTCCGGCGCGATCCTGCTTGAAGTGATCGCGGCAGCCGAGTTGCTGGCCAGCGACTGGAACATCGACAGCGAGGTCTGGAGCGTCACCAGCTTCACCGAACTGGCCCGCGAGGCCCGTGAGGTGGAGCGCTGGAATCGCCTGCATCCGGGACAACCGGCGCGGCGCAGCCACGTTCAGGAATCGCTCAACGACAAGGCACCGATCATTGCCAGCACCGATTATGTGCGCGCCTTGCCCCAACTGATCGCCAGCTACGCGCCGGCGCGTTACACGGTGCTCGGCACCGACGGTTTTGGCCGCAGTGATACCCGCAGCCGGTTGCGCGCGTTTTTCGAAGTGGACCGCCATCAGATCGTCTTGAGCGCCCTGACGTCACTGGTTCAGGACGGGCGCCTCGATGCCGGCGTGTGTGCCGAAGCGATTGCGCGCTACGGGATTGATGTTGACGCCATCGCGCCTTGGGACGCTTGA
- a CDS encoding LysR family transcriptional regulator — MTPSLNSIMSRLHVKQLRLLIALDEHGSLLGAAKQVALTQPGASKALQEIETTFGTALFTRTNRGLEPNDAGRSVIRYARLIQTDLAHLREEIIGIMSGEGGRVSVGTIMGAVPLLTTAISRVIADNPKLSIEIVEDTSAALLSQLDAGRLDLAICRTTISTTPYLYESSTFVEETLAVIASTQHPFAYARQLSLKDLVDYRWVVYRANMPMRLLLEREFHEADLRFPVHLLETTSAFATLSLLQENPTLVALVSTDVAKFCSGYGFTTTLPLPITSRSEPYELVSRKGVPDSPAARLLREALLNPA; from the coding sequence ATGACGCCCTCACTGAACTCGATCATGTCCCGCCTGCACGTCAAGCAGCTCCGTTTGCTGATCGCCCTGGATGAGCACGGCTCCTTGCTGGGCGCGGCCAAACAGGTCGCGCTGACCCAGCCCGGCGCGAGCAAGGCGCTGCAAGAAATTGAAACCACTTTCGGCACTGCGCTGTTCACTCGCACTAACCGCGGGCTTGAGCCGAACGATGCCGGGCGTTCGGTCATCCGGTACGCGCGGTTGATCCAGACTGACCTTGCGCACCTGCGCGAAGAGATCATCGGCATCATGAGCGGCGAGGGCGGACGTGTGTCGGTCGGCACCATCATGGGCGCCGTGCCGCTGCTGACCACGGCGATCAGCCGGGTGATCGCCGACAACCCGAAGCTGTCCATCGAGATTGTCGAAGACACCAGCGCCGCGCTGCTCAGCCAGCTCGATGCCGGGCGCCTGGACCTGGCGATCTGCCGTACCACCATCAGCACCACCCCCTACTTGTATGAGAGCTCGACCTTCGTCGAGGAAACCCTGGCGGTGATCGCCAGCACCCAGCATCCGTTCGCCTATGCCCGCCAGTTATCGTTGAAAGACCTGGTGGATTACCGCTGGGTCGTCTATCGCGCCAACATGCCGATGCGCCTGCTGCTGGAGCGGGAGTTTCATGAGGCCGACCTGCGTTTCCCGGTGCATTTGCTGGAAACCACCTCGGCCTTCGCCACTCTGTCGCTGCTCCAGGAAAACCCGACCCTCGTCGCACTGGTGTCGACCGACGTAGCGAAGTTCTGCTCCGGCTACGGCTTCACCACCACGCTGCCGCTGCCGATCACCTCACGCAGCGAACCCTATGAACTGGTGTCGCGCAAAGGCGTCCCGGACTCGCCGGCGGCCAGGCTGCTGCGCGAGGCACTGCTGAATCCCGCCTGA
- a CDS encoding enoyl-CoA hydratase-related protein has translation MKPTVLIERQDAIAIVTLSHPGKMNALTLSMWQDLGDVMTELSADLSVRCVVLRGAGEQAFAAGADVGEFPSVRANQAQARHYAEVTSAAMRAVADCPHPVIAMIHGVCVGGGLEIAALCDLRICGTSSRFGAPVGKLGLVMSYDEMAGLVALAGRSTTLEILLEGRILDANDAYVKNLVTRVVPDAEVESETLATAKRIINGAPLVARWHRQAARQLEAGIAPTVEQIDSSYACYDTDDFQIGLNAFIAKAKPQFEGK, from the coding sequence ATGAAGCCCACCGTCCTTATCGAACGGCAAGACGCCATTGCCATCGTCACCCTCAGTCATCCGGGAAAGATGAACGCCCTGACCCTGTCCATGTGGCAAGACCTGGGTGACGTCATGACCGAACTGTCCGCCGACCTCAGCGTGCGCTGCGTGGTGTTGCGCGGTGCGGGCGAACAGGCCTTTGCCGCCGGCGCCGATGTCGGCGAGTTTCCGAGCGTGCGCGCCAACCAGGCACAAGCCCGACACTATGCCGAAGTCACTTCAGCGGCGATGCGCGCAGTTGCCGACTGCCCGCACCCGGTGATCGCGATGATCCACGGCGTGTGCGTCGGCGGTGGCCTGGAAATCGCCGCACTCTGCGACCTGCGCATCTGTGGCACGTCCAGCCGCTTCGGCGCGCCGGTCGGCAAGCTCGGGCTGGTCATGTCCTATGACGAAATGGCCGGGCTGGTGGCGCTGGCGGGACGCTCGACGACCCTGGAGATTCTCCTTGAAGGCCGCATTCTCGACGCCAACGACGCCTACGTGAAAAACCTCGTGACCCGCGTCGTACCGGATGCCGAAGTCGAATCCGAAACCCTCGCCACCGCCAAACGCATCATCAACGGCGCCCCGCTCGTCGCCCGCTGGCATCGCCAGGCGGCACGACAACTGGAAGCGGGCATCGCCCCCACCGTCGAGCAGATCGACAGCAGTTACGCCTGCTACGACACCGACGATTTTCAGATCGGCCTGAACGCGTTCATCGCCAAAGCCAAACCACAATTCGAGGGCAAATAA
- a CDS encoding CaiB/BaiF CoA transferase family protein: MGPLTGMRVVELAHIMSGPVCGMMLADMGADVVKVEKVPDGDDSRRFSPIMASGESASFMVVNRNKRGIGLNLKTEGGRDVLRRLLMDADVVTENYRAGTMEKFGLGYETLKTLNPGLIYCAISGYGRSGPFGEKGGFDLIAQGMSGMMSMTGEAGREPVKAGSPVADINSGILAALGICAAYAAKQKTGLGQMVDTSLFEAGLQQMYWPAAAYFADGTILPKMGSANSTSAPYQVFRTADGWINIGAANQANYERLVEALAVPQLKADPRFASNALRMEHRLALVEILNEVLVARTTDEWMVLFDSLGLPAGPVLDIAAALAHPQTKARGMVVETEHPTEGRVRGMGLPIHFSDMDNAAPPTSRPAPLLGEHTREVLKESGYAENEIDELIRTQAVVALAS, translated from the coding sequence ATGGGACCGCTGACAGGAATGCGCGTGGTAGAACTGGCTCACATCATGTCCGGCCCGGTGTGCGGCATGATGCTGGCCGACATGGGCGCTGACGTGGTGAAGGTCGAGAAAGTCCCGGACGGTGATGATTCGCGCCGCTTCTCGCCGATCATGGCCAGCGGTGAATCCGCTTCGTTCATGGTGGTCAACCGCAACAAGCGCGGGATCGGCCTGAACCTGAAAACCGAGGGCGGCCGCGACGTTCTGCGCCGCCTGCTGATGGACGCCGACGTGGTCACGGAAAACTACCGCGCCGGCACCATGGAAAAATTCGGCCTCGGTTACGAAACCCTGAAAACCCTCAACCCCGGGCTGATCTACTGCGCGATTTCCGGTTACGGTCGCAGCGGGCCGTTCGGCGAGAAAGGCGGTTTCGACCTGATCGCCCAAGGCATGAGCGGCATGATGAGCATGACCGGTGAAGCCGGGCGCGAGCCGGTCAAGGCCGGTTCGCCGGTGGCCGACATCAACTCCGGCATCCTCGCCGCCCTCGGCATCTGCGCCGCGTATGCCGCAAAACAGAAAACCGGCCTTGGGCAGATGGTCGACACCTCGCTGTTCGAAGCCGGCCTGCAACAAATGTACTGGCCAGCAGCGGCGTATTTTGCCGACGGCACCATCCTGCCAAAAATGGGTTCGGCGAACTCCACCAGCGCGCCGTATCAGGTGTTCCGCACGGCGGATGGCTGGATCAACATCGGCGCCGCCAACCAGGCCAACTACGAGCGACTGGTCGAGGCGCTGGCCGTTCCGCAATTGAAAGCCGACCCTCGTTTCGCCAGCAACGCCTTGCGCATGGAGCATCGCCTGGCGCTGGTGGAAATCCTCAACGAAGTGCTGGTCGCACGCACCACGGATGAATGGATGGTGTTGTTCGACAGCCTCGGCCTGCCTGCCGGGCCGGTCCTCGACATCGCCGCCGCGCTGGCCCACCCGCAAACCAAGGCACGCGGCATGGTCGTCGAGACCGAACACCCGACCGAAGGCCGGGTGCGCGGCATGGGCTTGCCGATTCACTTCTCCGACATGGACAACGCCGCGCCACCGACCAGCCGCCCTGCACCGCTGCTCGGCGAACACACCCGCGAAGTGCTGAAGGAAAGCGGGTATGCGGAAAACGAAATCGACGAGTTGATTCGCACCCAGGCGGTGGTCGCACTCGCCTCCTGA
- a CDS encoding Lrp/AsnC family transcriptional regulator, with protein MNATNTHKKTGTPSPEPHPLDRTDRAILKALQRDASISNVALAEKVKLSAPACLRRVERLKQAGLIKGIVALLDNDALDAGMVVLIGVVLDRSTPESFAAFEAAAQKVSGCMECHVVTGEFDYFMLIRTKDSNSFNRLHAEQLLYLPGVRQIRSFMGLRQVVSTPQIPL; from the coding sequence ATGAACGCAACAAATACCCACAAGAAAACCGGCACACCCAGCCCGGAGCCACACCCGCTGGACCGCACCGACCGCGCCATTCTCAAGGCGCTGCAACGCGACGCTTCCATCTCCAATGTGGCGCTTGCCGAGAAGGTCAAACTGAGTGCGCCGGCGTGTTTGCGCCGCGTTGAACGCCTCAAGCAGGCGGGTTTGATCAAGGGCATCGTCGCGTTGCTGGACAATGACGCGCTGGATGCGGGCATGGTGGTGTTGATCGGCGTGGTGCTGGACCGCTCGACGCCGGAATCCTTCGCTGCCTTCGAAGCGGCGGCGCAAAAGGTTTCCGGCTGCATGGAATGCCATGTGGTGACGGGGGAATTCGACTACTTCATGTTGATACGAACCAAGGACAGCAACAGTTTCAACCGCCTGCACGCGGAACAGTTGCTGTACCTGCCCGGCGTACGGCAGATTCGTTCGTTCATGGGCTTGCGCCAAGTGGTCTCGACGCCGCAGATACCTCTTTGA